One part of the Rutidosis leptorrhynchoides isolate AG116_Rl617_1_P2 chromosome 1, CSIRO_AGI_Rlap_v1, whole genome shotgun sequence genome encodes these proteins:
- the LOC139883729 gene encoding uncharacterized protein — translation MMDTSDEWKSLWPISSVHSPPLLLSPTTVTKEIGPLIFNPSSKPQDHNLLFTSLSISPQISPPFPKLSLPRFLYTASSILPSTTTSIASQLASYTSKPDRHLAHNTLQLLRCPGTNSTLAFFPTGSNSDEVGFVVLSVENSRLNARGDSDESEVFTSRNPLSHRIVKILVSPLADCECISGDSIIGYLLVCTMCSVHYYNIRTTVEHSGRITPGLELVGSKKFKGSSVVHACWSPHVPEQSLVLLESGDLFLFDLNSCSRPSISSPQLIGKKLKTVWDVSLISEKGNWLSCEFSWHPRIMIVVHSSIVFLVDSRSVISSIIPLLKLGVNHDRFLVFSIAGPDLYHFTVASNHMVFVCDVRKPMIPVLRWTHNIAQPSFIMVSSLSDLRSMSDDVTYSWASETGFGILLGSFWNSEFSLFCYGPHVRESVSSSFYAWGLPSDLSLVTGDCRCGSCLVKEEFGKDQLPNWINWQQKKEFVLGFGILDSDISSQLFDPDIFGGFTLVTLTSSGNLESHRYCASWDYSKTSGKGHIEQALGSEDSVLYETGEEGYKFKKKFQYLKLDWLEGYLNSDLARILSKELVKNYDNEISENASFKKDFHENICQQLDKFGSGVSNGSINIHDVFKDISLPTSVHEIALRSVWANLPRKILRFCFSNYSHLPTKLMHVPFEFLEVPCDQPHLPPFLLRFPSSRSNKWSDKHKPSNALVGPVIPIPVLMTFHKTRMLKADSVAADSEIDLECGEVIKVANEVTLLESKSCDDHVVSLADDDKQDEFRDEQSFASYKPAAFSCKLSMEDSVKEDSVFEDEKHTNLIYKVGQKDVKEIFDSDCPLKFKFDEPQKSFGPKELKAFKLLKRQFSNFKDGFSTYQDYMAKSNTRKP, via the exons ATGATGGATACATCAGATGAATGGAAATCTTTGTGGCCAATCTCATCCGTCCATTCTCCGCCATTGCTCCTCTCCCCTACAACCGTCACCAAAGAAATCGGACCGTTGATCTTCAATCCATCTTCTAAACCACAAGATCACAATTTACTATTCACTTCACTTTCAATCTCTCCTCAAATCTCGCCTCCTTTTCCTAAACTTTCTCTCCCGAGATTCCTCTATACAGCATCTTCTATCCTCCCTTCAACAACAACTTCTATCGCCTCACAACTCGCATCGTATACATCAAAACCCGATAGACATCTTGCACACAATACTCTTCAGTTGCTTCGATGTCCGGGTACAAATTCGACTCTGGCATTCTTTCCTACTGGTTCCAACTCTGATGAAGTTGGGTTTGTTGTATTGTCCGTTGAGAATTCACGACTGAATGCGAGAGGAGATTCTGATGAAAGTGAAGTTTTTACATCGAGGAATCCGTTAAGCCATCGGATCGTTAAGATCTTAGTGAGCCCGCTCGCTGATTGTGAATGTATTTCAG GTGATTCTATAATTGGATACTTGCTGGTTTGCACTATGTGTTCCGTTCATTACTACAACATTCGAACCACAGTTGAACATTCCGGTAGAATTACACCGGGATTGGAATTAGTCGGTAGCAAGAAATTCAAAGGTTCCTCAGTTGTTCATGCTTGTTGGAGCCCACATGTACCCGAGCAGAGTTTGGTCTTACTCGAGAGTGGCGATTTGTTTTTATTCGATTTAAATTCTTGCTCTAGACCTTCAATATCATCTCCACAGTTGATCGGGAAGAAACTAAAAACTGTATGGGACGTGTCTCTTATTTCCGAAAAAGGAAATTGGTTGAGTTGTGAGTTCAGTTGGCATCCAAGAATCATGATCGTTGTCCATTCTAGTATCGTTTTTCTTGTCGATTCAAGATCCGTAATTTCCAGTATCATCCCGTTGTTAAAACTTGGTGTCAATCATGACAGATTTCTCGTGTTCTCGATTGCGGGTCCCGATCTATATCATTTCACTGTGGCTTCAAATCACATGGTTTTCGTTTGTGATGTAAGAAAACCAATGATTCCGGTTTTACGTTGGACTCATAATATCGCTCAACCAAGTTTTATCATGGTTTCTAGTCTGTCTGACTTAAGGTCAATGTCTGACGATGTTACATATAGTTGGGCTTCTGAAACGGGCTTTGGTATTTTATTGGGATCTTTTTGGAACAGTGAGTTTAGTCTTTTCTGCTACGGCCCACATGTTAGAGAGTCCGTTTCGTCATCCTTTTATGCATGGGGACTCCCTTCCGATCTTTCGTTAGTTACCGGCGACTGTCGTTGCGGTAGTTGTCTTGTAAAAGAAGAGTTTGGTAAGGACCAATTACCTAATTGGATTAATTGGCAACAAAAGAAAGAATTTGTTTTGGGTTTTGGTATTCTTGATAGCGATATCTCGTCTCAATTGTTTGACCCGGATATATTTGGCGGGTTTACACTTGTTACATTAACATCATCGGGTAATCTTGAATCGCATCGATATTGTGCGTCGTGGGATTATTCAAAAACTTCAGGAAAAGGCCACATCGAGCAAGCTTTAGGTTCAGAAGATTCTGTTTTGTATGAAACTGGTGAAGAGGGATATAAGTTTAAAAAGAAATTCCAGTACTTGAAACTTGATTGGCTTGAAGGGTATTTAAACTCCGATCTTGCCCGAATTCTGAGCAAAGAATtagttaaaaattatgataatgaaATATCGGAGAACGCTTCTTTTAAGAAAGATTTTCATGAAAATATATGTCAACAATTGGATAAGTTTGGTTCCGGTGTATCAAACGGGTCTATAAACATTCATGATGTTTTTAAAGACATTAGCTTGCCAACGAGTGTACATGAAATTGCTTTAAGGAGCGTTTGGGCGAATTTACCGAGGAAAATTTTACGATTCTGCTTTTCTAATTATTCACATCTCCCAACGAAACTAATGCATGTACCCTTTGAGTTTTTGGAAGTTCCGTGTGACCAACCTCACTTACCCCCTTTTTTGTTACGGTTTCCCTCATCACGTAGTAATAAGTGGTCAGATAAACATAAGCCGAGTAATGCTTTAGTGGGCCCCGTTATTCCCATTCCGGTTTTAATGACTTTTCATAAAACTCGCATGTTAAAAGCAGATAGTGTAGCTGCAGACTCGGAAATCGATCTTGAGTGTGGTGAAGTAATTAAGGTAGCTAATGAAGTTACATTGTTGGAATCTAAAAGTTGTGATGATCATGTCGTTTCTCTTGCTGATGATGATAAACAAGATGAGTTTCGTGATGAACAATCGTTTGCTTCATATAAGCCTGCTGCGTTTTCTTGTAAATTGTCAATGGAAGATTCAGTGAAGGAGGATTCTGTTTTTGAAGATGAGAAGCATACTAATTTGATATATAAAGTTGGCCAAAAGGACGTGAAAGAGATTTTTGACTCAGATTGCCCGTTGAAATTTAAATTTGACGAACCGCAAAAAAGTTTTGGACCGAAAGAATTGAAAGCATTCAAACTACTGAAGAGACAGTTTTCAAATTTCAAAGATGGTTTTAGTACTTACCAAGATTACATGGCCAAATCTAACACTCGCAA GCCATGA
- the LOC139843186 gene encoding potassium channel AKT1-like: MCGDAQELEQISRDGSQYSLTTGILPSLGARSNRRVKLRNFIVSPYDRKYRIWETYLVALVLYTAWVSPFEFGFLEEPRRPLSIIDNIVNAFFAIDIALTFFVAYLDKSTYLLVDNRKQIAWRYTSTWLIFDVVSTIPSELAAKISTGSLQSYGLFNMFRLWRLRRVSAMFARLEKDRNFNYFWVRCAKLIFVTLFAVHCAGCFYYNLAAHYPNPNNTWIGYDNKQFKEDSLGVRYVTSIYWSITTLTTVGYGDLHAQNRREMVFVICYMLFNLGLTSYLIGNMTNLVVHGTSKTRQFRDTIQAASSFASRNHLPVRLQDQMLAHLCLKFRTDSEGLQQQETIDSLPKAIRSSISHYLFYSLLDKAYLFRDVSNDLLFQLVSEMKAEYFPPKEDVILQNEAPTDFYILVTGAVELLVMKNGVEQVVGEARPGDLCGEIGVLCYRPQLFTVRTKRLSQLLRLNRTTFLNIVQANIGDGAVIMNNLLQHLKERDDPLMEGVLLETENMLAHGRMDLPLSLCFATLRGDDLLLQKLLKKGLDPNESDNNGRTPLHIAASKGSENCVLLLLDYGADPNCSDSEGNVPLWEAMIGNHERVVRILADNGANLSSGDAGLFSCIAAEKNDLNLIKKIIRHGGDITRSRNDGSTALHLAVCEGNVEMVKFLLEHGANIDQQDNQGWTPRDLADQQGQEEIKTLFLTVKFTNDNQFTRTAPLLSIPEEKRVRDTQHVKFLGRFKSEPTMVQFGSQDGDDVSVGRSRRRRRGDNFHNSLFGIMSNVREGENGIDLVSPRVKSVATVGGTENNGRVVVSCPEKGDTAGKLVFIPKTFQELLDIGLKKYGIMASKVVNKEGAEIDEIEVVVDGDHLVFVSDENRTAEESDRKDDETLTLT; this comes from the exons GATATGGGAGACGTATCTAGTAGCATTGGTACTCTATACCGCTTGGGTTTCGCCATTCGAATTTGGTTTCCTTGAAGAACCAAGAAGACCACTTTCAATAATTGATAACATTGTCAACGCGTTCTTTGCAATTGATATTGCCCTTACGTTCTTCGTAGCATACCTTGATAAAAGTACCTATCTTCTTGTCGACAACCGTAAACAGATCGCTTGGAGATATACGAGCACTTGGTTAATTTTTGATGTTGTTTCCACAATTCCTTCTGAACTAGCCGCGAAAATCTCTACTGGATCCTTGCAATCTTATGGATTATTCAACATGTTTAGACTATGGCGTCTACGCAGAGTTAGCGCCATGTTTGCCAG GTTGGAGAAAGATAGAAACTTTAACTACTTTTGGGTTCGTTGCGCTAAGCTTATTTTT GTTACCCTGTTTGCGGTACACTGTGCTGGGTGTTTCTACTATAATCTTGCTGCTCATTACCCGAATCCTAATAACACTTGGATTGGGTACGATAACAAGCAATTTAAAGAAGACAGCCTGGGTGTACGTTACGTTACGTCCATATACTGGTCGATTACAACTCTCACAACTGTCGGATATGGTGATTTGCACGCTCAAAATAGAAGAGAGATGGTTTTCGTCATATGTTACATGCTTTTTAATCTCGGATTGACGTCGTATCTGATAGGAAATATGACGAACTTGGTTGTTCATGGTACCAGTAAAACTAGACAATTT AGGGACACCATACAAGCTGCGTCGAGCTTTGCGTCTAGGAATCATTTGCCGGTCCGATTGCAAGATCAGATGCTAGCACATTTGTGCCTCAAGTTTAGAACTGATTCAGAGGGGCTTCAACAACAAGAGACGATCGATTCACTACCAAAAGCAATAAGATCAAGCATTTCACATTACCTGTTTTATTCGCTTCTAGACAAGGCATACTTGTTTCGTGACGTGTCTAACGACTTGCTCTTTCAGTTG GTTTCTGAAATGAAAGCTGAATATTTTCCACCGAAGGAAGATGTCATTTTGCAGAACGAGGCACCGACAGATTTTTACATACTTGTTACAGGAGCAGTT GAATTGTTGGTTATGAAAAATGGAGTCGAACAGGTTGTAGGCGAAGCAAGACCTGGTGACCTTTGTGGTGAAATTGGGGTTCTTTGTTATAGACCTCAACTCTTCACTGTTCGCACCAAAAGATTAAGTCAGTTATTAAGGCTAAATCGTACCACGTTCTTGAACATTGTTCAAGCCAACATTGGTGATGGGGCTGTTATCATGAACAATCTCCTCCAG CATTTGAAAGAGAGAGATGATCCACTTATGGAAGGAGTGTTGTTGGAGACAGAAAACATGTTGGCTCATGGCAGAATGGACTTGCCGCTAAGTCTGTGTTTTGCTACACTTAGAGGAGATGACCTTTTGTTGCAGAAATTATTGAAAAAAGGTCTTGATCCAAACGAGTCGGATAACAATGGAAGAACACCTTTG CATATAGCAGCCTCAAAAGGAAGTGAGAACTGTGTACTTCTGCTTCTAGATTATGGGGCAGACCCCAATTGCTCAG ATTCAGAAGGGAATGTACCATTGTGGGAAGCTATGATTGGTAACCACGAAAGGGTGGTCAGAATCTTAGCAGACAACGGTGCCAACCTATCATCCGGTGACGCGGGCCTGTTTTCTTGCATTGCCGCAGAGAAAAACGACTTGAATTTAATCAAGAAAATTATCCGCCATGGAGGAGATATAACACGTTCTAGAAACGACGGATCCACGGCTCTTCATCTTGCAGTTTGTGAAGGCAACGTTGAAATGGTTAAATTTCTACTAGAACATGGAGCCAACATTGACCAACAAGATAATCAAGGTTGGACCCCACGAGACTTGGCTGACCAACAAGGACAAGAAGAAATTAAGACCCTCTTCCTTACTGTAAAGTTCACAAACGACAACCAGTTCACCAGAACGGCCCCACTCCTCTCAATCCCTGAAGAGAAACGTGTCCGTGATACTCAGCACGTGAAGTTCCTTGGGAGATTTAAAAGCGAACCGACAATGGTCCAGTTCGGTTCGCAAGATGGTGATGACGTGTCAGTTGGGCGATCACGTAGGAGAAGAAGAGGTGATAATTTCCATAATTCTCTGTTTGGGATAATGTCTAATGTTAGAGAAGGTGAGAACGGTATAGATTTGGTGTCACCTAGGGTTAAAAGTGTAGCGACTGTTGGTGGGACCGAAAACAACGGTAGGGTGGTTGTAAGTTGCCCAGAAAAAGGTGATACTGCAGGGAAACTTGTTTTCATACCGAAAACATTCCAGGAGTTGTTGGATATTGGTTTAAAGAAATACGGTATTATGGCTTCGAAAGTAGTAAATAAAGAAGGGGCAGAAATAGATGAGATAGAAGTAGTTGTAGATGGTGATCATCTGGTGTTCGTTAGCGATGAAAATCGGACGGCTGAGGAATCAGATAGGAAAGATGAtgaaacattaacattaacataa